One segment of Pseudobacteriovorax antillogorgiicola DNA contains the following:
- a CDS encoding alpha/beta fold hydrolase, with protein MNKIIFSLCLISMVSCRESSSKKPNTVPTLEGPGFRLGSNTGEKIERPKDGCENSGTETIRVLADHHDETSRYFNYRYQRVVNDPQHQTIIHVPGGPGQGLMGVDGDSYSTQYNHILIDPRGLGCNYQPKNVISDKFINTDQHTRDIIEIIRQLNLDSYAFYGVSYGTVVGTHFGHLIKDIDDINLPQAIVLEGIVGQAMRGDSYQQEFKKQWDRNLQRVSGLDIAFSDSNNLPFGYNVSQWNQIIQTLLSVGGESGKSFLRAAADPERYNIGKVKETLDRVLKDEPAILGERRFYNLVGCQEVFENTRYINYLTSGRFEVYDLVDYLEDGVTLEQAVGRCNSMDLSNPFDSSNFVMIDIPTYYVQGENDPNTPQEGARYHFENQVELSQKYFINVEGAGHNPLAIQLDDCSDQVWENIFSGEDPRDKFTLRDNGSCFGYYYESASALKIELQKLEFSIGKVF; from the coding sequence ATGAATAAGATAATTTTCTCCCTCTGCCTGATAAGCATGGTATCCTGTCGGGAAAGCTCTTCAAAGAAGCCCAATACCGTTCCGACTCTAGAGGGTCCAGGATTTAGATTAGGGTCGAACACCGGCGAAAAAATCGAGCGACCAAAAGATGGCTGTGAAAATTCAGGAACTGAAACAATCCGTGTTCTTGCTGACCACCATGATGAAACGAGTAGGTACTTCAACTATCGCTATCAGAGAGTCGTCAACGACCCGCAACACCAGACAATCATTCACGTGCCTGGAGGTCCTGGTCAGGGACTCATGGGAGTCGATGGAGATAGCTACTCAACTCAATACAATCACATATTGATCGACCCACGTGGCCTGGGTTGCAACTACCAACCAAAGAACGTCATTTCAGATAAGTTTATCAATACAGACCAGCATACTAGAGATATCATCGAGATCATTAGACAGCTAAACCTAGATTCCTACGCGTTCTATGGAGTCTCCTACGGGACTGTTGTAGGAACTCACTTCGGTCACTTGATCAAGGACATCGATGATATCAATTTACCACAAGCCATTGTGCTAGAGGGTATTGTAGGTCAAGCTATGCGTGGGGATAGTTATCAACAAGAATTCAAGAAACAATGGGATCGTAATCTACAAAGGGTATCAGGACTCGATATAGCTTTTTCCGACAGTAACAATTTGCCTTTCGGCTACAATGTCTCGCAATGGAATCAGATCATTCAGACTCTTCTATCGGTTGGCGGCGAGTCAGGAAAAAGTTTCCTTAGGGCAGCTGCAGACCCAGAGAGATATAATATTGGCAAGGTGAAAGAAACACTTGATCGAGTTCTCAAAGATGAGCCAGCCATCTTAGGAGAAAGACGTTTCTACAACCTTGTTGGATGCCAAGAAGTATTCGAAAACACGCGATACATCAACTACCTAACGTCGGGAAGGTTTGAAGTATATGACCTGGTTGACTATTTGGAAGACGGCGTGACGCTAGAACAGGCAGTCGGCCGATGTAACTCTATGGATTTGAGCAACCCCTTCGATTCCTCTAATTTTGTGATGATTGATATACCAACCTACTATGTTCAAGGAGAAAATGATCCCAATACTCCTCAGGAAGGTGCTCGCTATCACTTTGAGAATCAAGTAGAGCTTTCTCAAAAATACTTTATCAATGTAGAAGGTGCTGGACATAATCCGCTGGCGATCCAATTAGATGATTGTAGCGATCAAGTATGGGAAAATATTTTTTCTGGCGAGGACCCAAGAGATAAATTTACATTGAGAGACAATGGCTCTTGCTTCGGGTACTACTATGAAAGCGCCTCTGCTCTTAAAATAGAACTCCAAAAGCTAGAGTTTTCCATTGGCAAAGTTTTTTAG
- a CDS encoding ATP-binding protein yields the protein MLEFTVKDSGIGIPEDKIEDVFQLIMQAGTSTTRKFDGIGLDLYISKLLAARHCKFDLIVVRQMITRNLNGCGGCGSRDQSKQCFNFILKIAVASYLKDLGG from the coding sequence ATTCTCGAATTCACTGTAAAAGACTCTGGAATTGGTATTCCAGAAGATAAGATCGAAGATGTCTTTCAATTAATTATGCAGGCCGGCACGAGTACAACTCGCAAGTTTGATGGAATCGGCTTGGACTTATACATCTCAAAGCTTCTCGCCGCTCGTCACTGCAAATTCGATCTCATCGTCGTTCGTCAAATGATCACAAGAAATCTTAACGGCTGCGGGGGATGCGGCAGTCGTGACCAATCCAAACAGTGCTTTAATTTCATTCTAAAAATCGCGGTAGCCTCATACCTCAAGGATCTTGGCGGTTAG
- a CDS encoding YHYH protein — protein MKASGLQTGLIMIIFTSLPVLSQAQTTFPIQSFREHVQVIQDGEQVTLLSDGVPDHKSPYFSRRDSRFEVYNGSNPNFRQNPNSIREQDFTMVIPSRPKKAMVHQRTSLGPIGMALNGVALFNQFAGPNDRPLTDEIDSFDQYNGHPERRGMYHYHVEPLALTQGARNRLIGYLLDGFPVYGPMENGRLVASDDLDEFHGHIHATKEYPEGIFHYHVTADAPYINGGEFYGEPGTLIR, from the coding sequence ATGAAGGCCTCGGGATTGCAAACAGGATTGATCATGATCATTTTCACAAGCCTGCCGGTTTTAAGCCAAGCACAAACTACGTTTCCGATTCAAAGCTTTAGAGAGCATGTCCAAGTCATCCAGGACGGAGAGCAAGTTACGCTATTATCGGATGGGGTCCCCGATCATAAGAGCCCTTACTTTTCTAGAAGGGACAGTCGCTTCGAAGTATATAACGGGAGCAATCCCAACTTCCGGCAGAATCCCAATAGCATTCGGGAGCAGGATTTCACTATGGTGATTCCGAGCAGGCCGAAAAAAGCCATGGTGCATCAAAGAACATCTCTTGGCCCAATTGGAATGGCTCTTAATGGAGTTGCCTTATTTAACCAGTTTGCAGGACCAAACGATCGCCCTCTCACCGATGAGATCGATAGCTTCGATCAGTACAATGGCCATCCCGAGAGGCGAGGGATGTACCACTACCACGTGGAGCCATTAGCTTTAACCCAAGGAGCTCGTAATCGCTTGATCGGTTATCTTCTCGATGGCTTCCCAGTTTATGGTCCTATGGAGAACGGGCGTTTGGTAGCTAGTGACGATCTGGATGAATTTCACGGTCACATCCATGCTACTAAAGAGTATCCAGAAGGGATTTTTCATTATCATGTGACTGCTGATGCGCCTTACATTAACGGAGGAGAATTCTATGGGGAACCGGGCACTCTCATTCGTTAG
- a CDS encoding toxin-antitoxin system YwqK family antitoxin, whose translation MGNRALSFVSWLALSTNLLGAVNGAKQTRNGYYLQPPLQLREAREVRTKFYPSGEIYEWSVLQKGQVLKRRLYWENGQIMAAFQYSNGLKHGLQREWYDNGKLSGQSEFALGKEVGWHKQWDEAGNLYVNYLVRNGRAFGLQNTRQCSTKL comes from the coding sequence ATGGGGAACCGGGCACTCTCATTCGTTAGTTGGTTGGCCTTGAGTACAAATCTTCTGGGAGCTGTTAACGGGGCAAAGCAGACCCGCAATGGCTACTATCTACAGCCTCCCTTGCAGCTAAGAGAGGCGAGAGAAGTAAGAACCAAATTCTACCCTTCGGGAGAAATCTACGAATGGTCGGTTCTTCAGAAAGGGCAAGTATTGAAGCGACGGCTCTACTGGGAAAACGGTCAGATCATGGCCGCGTTTCAATATAGCAATGGCTTGAAACATGGTTTGCAGAGGGAGTGGTATGACAATGGTAAACTATCTGGGCAAAGTGAGTTCGCTCTGGGAAAAGAAGTGGGCTGGCATAAGCAATGGGACGAGGCAGGCAACCTTTACGTTAACTATTTGGTTCGTAACGGGCGGGCGTTTGGTCTTCAGAATACTCGGCAATGCAGTACCAAGCTTTAG
- a CDS encoding SCO family protein, producing MVFRILGNAVPSFSLGGLILGTGICLGQTSDLPYYMHKSFSPSWEDRGARSLTFTGLQNQLGQQISSRDWQGKITVLNFFFTGCPGLCDLLMKQMAKLRKELPEEVRLVSMSVDPETDRPKVLRSYQERYPRNSYEWHLVTGKKSVIYNLARAYFFAENTLKSDEAILHNEMFYLLDHKLRIRGIYNGTLPRSRKDIQSDVRSLLSSNRAN from the coding sequence TTGGTCTTCAGAATACTCGGCAATGCAGTACCAAGCTTTAGCCTGGGAGGGCTTATTCTAGGTACAGGTATCTGTCTCGGGCAAACGTCAGACCTCCCGTACTATATGCACAAGAGCTTTTCTCCAAGCTGGGAGGATAGGGGAGCACGGAGCCTTACATTTACCGGGCTACAAAATCAGTTAGGGCAACAAATTTCGAGTAGAGATTGGCAGGGGAAAATTACAGTTCTCAACTTTTTCTTTACTGGTTGTCCTGGGCTTTGTGATTTGCTGATGAAGCAGATGGCCAAGTTGCGAAAGGAGCTGCCAGAAGAGGTTCGTTTGGTATCAATGAGTGTAGACCCAGAGACTGATCGACCGAAGGTCTTGCGTAGCTATCAAGAACGCTATCCACGGAACTCCTACGAATGGCATTTGGTCACGGGGAAAAAGTCGGTGATCTATAATCTCGCTCGGGCCTATTTCTTTGCGGAAAACACCTTAAAAAGTGATGAGGCTATTCTCCACAATGAAATGTTCTATCTTTTGGATCACAAGCTCCGAATCCGTGGTATATATAATGGCACGCTTCCGCGATCTAGAAAGGATATTCAATCCGACGTGAGGAGTTTGTTATCTAGTAATAGAGCAAATTAA
- a CDS encoding helix-turn-helix domain-containing protein — translation MQSTQEASDSLRDLFARGQHQSILQATVENPDYSWPAEDTTEVTSSLAYLGRIDEAVALYQLHASNLSRDEQIACRFFMGLGYIRQSDYNQGHGLFQENHDHLDDASYLAQFYIYQGLAVHRWFTHSFQEARDLAKQAYLAALSAQFFYGRTLALDLLGHAHVAVGEVSKGLAELERAHDYFKKLGDCANASICYLAINGYQAQYGVYRDEGMHSLKELVKETKLKNNTHSVSFLLTELARQYSLQGRLKESEKALQELSQITLKTGHRRHEALLYQRQAQNLFLQGNYDRCIERLMQGRAIIDETIDLSYLLASLGLHAKACLAKQDEEGAAQLLTRIQVLTEKTGSGWSTRILNRGKKSGSDQARRGNDLLGDRIDDILTGDLTFGEKVEAIITSELFSLIADVLDLPRTKKLMILNLQPSSVMIYDSGEVRWFPQTFSGNMLEVLRLIANGRSSKRELIETIWGYTYHPMRHDHLIYSLMTRIRQALGDYQEWLVTTASGYDLASGVQLRVHVNAIEEVQQEADDSQDDVAISDSINHRQLKIMRYLGRNDSIDLKTCLDMFESVSKVTLSRDLSSLSSQGLVQRIGRGRNTRYMKATAEQSAP, via the coding sequence TTGCAATCGACGCAGGAAGCATCCGACAGTTTGAGAGATCTATTTGCTAGGGGGCAGCACCAGAGCATTTTGCAGGCTACTGTGGAAAATCCCGATTACTCTTGGCCAGCAGAGGATACAACAGAAGTGACGTCGTCACTGGCTTATTTGGGGCGGATTGACGAAGCTGTTGCCCTATATCAGCTGCATGCTAGCAATCTAAGCCGCGACGAGCAGATCGCCTGCCGGTTCTTCATGGGCCTTGGCTACATCCGTCAATCAGACTACAACCAGGGCCATGGCCTGTTCCAAGAAAATCACGATCACCTTGACGATGCCAGCTATTTGGCTCAGTTCTATATTTATCAGGGGCTTGCTGTGCACCGCTGGTTCACACACAGCTTCCAAGAGGCGCGAGATCTGGCTAAGCAAGCTTATCTGGCTGCTCTGAGCGCCCAGTTTTTTTATGGCCGCACGCTGGCTCTGGATCTTCTTGGCCACGCTCACGTTGCGGTTGGTGAAGTGAGTAAGGGCTTAGCGGAACTGGAGCGTGCCCACGACTACTTTAAAAAATTGGGAGATTGCGCCAACGCTTCCATATGCTACTTGGCTATCAATGGTTATCAGGCTCAGTATGGCGTCTATCGTGATGAGGGGATGCATTCGCTCAAGGAGCTTGTCAAAGAAACCAAGCTTAAAAATAACACCCACAGCGTGAGCTTCTTGCTCACGGAACTAGCGCGGCAGTATAGCTTGCAAGGGCGCCTCAAGGAATCAGAGAAGGCGCTCCAAGAGCTAAGCCAGATCACTCTGAAAACGGGCCATCGGCGTCATGAGGCCCTGCTCTATCAAAGGCAGGCTCAAAATCTTTTTCTGCAGGGCAACTACGATCGCTGTATCGAAAGGCTGATGCAGGGACGGGCGATTATAGACGAGACGATCGATCTTAGCTACTTGCTAGCCTCGCTGGGCCTTCATGCGAAAGCCTGCCTTGCGAAACAAGATGAGGAAGGAGCAGCCCAACTTCTCACTCGTATCCAAGTGCTTACAGAAAAAACTGGCTCGGGCTGGAGCACAAGGATTCTGAATCGAGGCAAAAAATCAGGCTCAGACCAAGCCCGTCGCGGTAATGACTTGCTAGGGGATCGAATTGACGACATTCTTACTGGGGATCTGACTTTCGGAGAAAAGGTTGAAGCCATCATCACTAGCGAACTCTTTAGCCTGATTGCTGACGTGCTGGATCTGCCCCGGACTAAAAAGCTCATGATTCTTAATTTGCAGCCTTCCAGCGTGATGATCTACGATTCCGGAGAGGTTCGTTGGTTTCCACAAACGTTTTCAGGCAACATGCTTGAGGTTTTGCGCTTGATTGCTAACGGCCGTTCGAGTAAACGGGAACTGATCGAAACCATTTGGGGTTATACCTATCATCCCATGCGTCATGATCATTTGATCTACAGTCTGATGACTAGAATTCGCCAGGCATTGGGTGATTATCAAGAATGGCTCGTAACTACGGCTAGCGGCTATGATCTGGCTTCAGGAGTGCAACTTCGCGTTCATGTGAACGCCATCGAGGAGGTGCAACAAGAGGCAGACGATAGCCAAGACGATGTGGCGATCTCCGATTCTATCAACCATCGTCAGCTTAAAATTATGCGTTATCTGGGCCGGAATGACTCTATCGACTTGAAAACATGTTTGGACATGTTTGAATCCGTGTCGAAGGTGACTCTGTCTCGGGATTTGTCATCTCTTTCAAGCCAAGGCTTGGTGCAGCGTATCGGTCGTGGTCGCAATACGCGATATATGAAAGCAACGGCGGAGCAATCTGCCCCGTAA
- a CDS encoding CAP domain-containing protein: MTPEDFTELFLKGNHDAILTHRRNMLGEYSLVGAGVVSDGGAHYATQLFSF, translated from the coding sequence ATGACACCAGAAGATTTCACTGAGCTGTTCCTTAAGGGTAACCATGACGCAATTTTGACTCATCGGCGCAACATGCTCGGTGAGTATAGCCTGGTCGGGGCTGGTGTGGTTTCCGATGGTGGAGCCCACTATGCGACGCAGCTATTCTCATTCTGA
- a CDS encoding S1 family peptidase, translated as MKKHWMFLGALALVGCGQVEEQKSSSKIVNGSITESGTAVALHTVALTQSGRPYCTGVLVDEDLVLTAAHCVEGTSRATVSFGLGVDGTPVDEITGQTVAHPDFDAGSIGRVQVGSDIGMILLDEDAPSFMEPVAIATANEYQEGDTVTLAGYGLLGYSGWWIFKSPIQNDGNRLRQTQTSISDITGDLITFDTPNNGTNSSCRGDSGGPMYISNGNSVRLIGVTSYGPGQCDQGSGVYTSVPFHLDWIADNS; from the coding sequence TTGAAGAAACATTGGATGTTTTTGGGAGCGCTTGCTCTCGTTGGATGCGGTCAGGTGGAAGAACAAAAATCTTCGTCAAAAATCGTCAATGGTTCGATCACGGAGTCAGGAACTGCAGTTGCACTGCATACTGTAGCTCTTACACAAAGTGGGCGCCCTTACTGCACTGGCGTTCTAGTCGATGAAGATCTAGTTTTAACAGCTGCTCACTGTGTAGAAGGCACAAGCCGTGCAACCGTCAGCTTCGGCCTTGGTGTAGACGGCACCCCAGTGGATGAAATCACAGGCCAAACAGTCGCTCACCCAGACTTTGATGCAGGATCGATTGGTCGCGTCCAAGTGGGTAGTGACATCGGAATGATCTTACTCGATGAGGATGCACCTAGTTTCATGGAACCTGTGGCGATTGCCACGGCCAATGAATATCAGGAAGGTGACACTGTAACCCTAGCTGGCTATGGATTGCTCGGTTACAGCGGCTGGTGGATCTTCAAGTCACCAATCCAAAACGATGGCAACCGCTTACGTCAGACTCAAACAAGCATCAGTGACATCACGGGCGACCTCATTACCTTTGATACCCCAAACAATGGCACAAACAGCTCTTGTCGCGGCGACAGTGGCGGCCCGATGTACATTAGCAACGGCAATTCCGTTCGATTAATAGGCGTCACAAGTTATGGCCCCGGACAATGCGATCAAGGCAGCGGTGTTTACACCAGTGTTCCATTTCACTTAGATTGGATTGCGGATAATTCGTAA